A single region of the Lactobacillus isalae genome encodes:
- the rimP gene encoding ribosome maturation factor RimP: MTKVTELVADVVTPLAEARGDELVDVEYVKEKKQYYLRIYVDRRPGGIDIEEIANLSELVSEKLDELDPDPFPEPYILELSSPGLERPIKNEKDWERAKGSYIHVSLYQKIDGEKTFEGTLKDLNQDQIVLEVKIKTRRKEITIPRNVIASSRFAVEF, encoded by the coding sequence TTGACAAAAGTTACCGAATTGGTGGCAGACGTAGTTACGCCTTTAGCTGAGGCACGAGGCGATGAACTGGTCGATGTTGAATATGTAAAGGAAAAGAAGCAATATTATCTTCGCATTTATGTTGATCGTCGCCCAGGCGGAATTGATATTGAAGAGATCGCAAATTTAAGTGAATTGGTATCAGAAAAACTAGATGAATTAGATCCTGATCCTTTTCCTGAGCCGTATATTTTAGAGCTTTCATCTCCTGGTTTAGAGCGCCCAATCAAAAATGAAAAAGATTGGGAGCGCGCCAAAGGATCATACATTCATGTTAGTCTTTATCAAAAAATTGATGGTGAAAAGACTTTTGAAGGTACTTTAAAAGATCTCAATCAAGATCAGATCGTCTTAGAAGTAAAGATCAAAACACGACGCAAAGAAATAACAATCCCTAGAAATGTGATTGCATCTAGTCGCTTTGCAGTTGAATTTTAG
- the nusA gene encoding transcription termination factor NusA yields MSKEMVEAFATLEKEKGIKQEVIVDAIKAALVAAYKKNYNQAQNVEVVFDEKKGNFKVNAIKTVVDEVQDSRLEVSLKDALEINRAYEVGDEIRFEVTPKDFGRLAAQTAKQVIMQRLREAEREHIISEYSQYKDEIVTGTVERRDNRFVYVKIGNVEAVMPHNDQLPGENYNPQDKVRVLVTRVGSDSKGAQITVSRTAPDLVKRLFEQEVPEVYDGTVEIVSIAREAGDRTKIAVKSNDPDIDPVGTLVGPKGARVQNIVNELGGENIDVVKYEENPSDFIANALNPAEVIAVQFSGDEDDKNALVIVPDYQLSLAIGKRGQNVRLAARLTGYKIDIKPESQVEFVDSDGDDVEADQDTDNNEVSSEETPESIAEQIEDDPSDEFPNGEDVDSALDDDADKDEE; encoded by the coding sequence ATGTCTAAAGAAATGGTGGAAGCCTTTGCAACCTTAGAAAAAGAAAAAGGCATTAAGCAAGAAGTTATTGTTGATGCAATTAAGGCTGCTTTAGTCGCTGCATATAAAAAGAATTATAATCAAGCTCAAAATGTAGAAGTTGTTTTTGATGAAAAAAAGGGTAACTTCAAGGTTAACGCAATCAAGACAGTTGTAGATGAAGTTCAAGATAGCCGTCTTGAAGTAAGTCTTAAAGATGCTCTTGAGATTAACCGTGCTTATGAAGTTGGCGATGAGATTCGCTTTGAAGTAACACCTAAGGACTTTGGTCGTTTAGCTGCTCAAACTGCTAAGCAAGTAATCATGCAACGTTTACGTGAAGCTGAAAGAGAACACATTATTAGTGAATACTCTCAATATAAAGACGAGATTGTTACAGGTACAGTTGAAAGACGCGATAATCGCTTTGTTTATGTGAAAATTGGAAATGTAGAAGCTGTAATGCCTCATAACGATCAATTACCAGGTGAAAATTACAACCCTCAAGATAAGGTTCGTGTTTTAGTAACTAGAGTAGGTTCTGATTCAAAAGGAGCTCAAATTACTGTTTCTAGAACTGCACCTGATTTAGTAAAGCGTCTTTTTGAACAAGAAGTTCCAGAAGTTTATGATGGAACTGTTGAAATTGTATCAATTGCTCGCGAAGCTGGAGACAGAACTAAGATTGCTGTTAAGAGCAATGATCCAGATATTGATCCTGTTGGTACTCTCGTAGGACCAAAAGGTGCTCGTGTCCAAAATATTGTTAATGAATTGGGCGGAGAAAATATCGACGTTGTAAAATACGAAGAAAATCCATCTGACTTTATTGCTAATGCTTTAAATCCTGCAGAAGTAATTGCGGTTCAATTTAGCGGGGATGAAGACGATAAAAATGCCTTGGTAATTGTTCCTGATTATCAATTATCTTTAGCTATTGGTAAGCGTGGTCAAAACGTACGTCTTGCTGCTCGTTTAACTGGCTATAAGATTGACATTAAACCTGAATCTCAAGTTGAATTTGTTGATTCTGATGGTGATGACGTCGAAGCAGATCAAGATACTGATAATAACGAAGTATCAAGTGAAGAAACACCAGAATCTATTGCTGAACAAATTGAAGATGATCCAAGCGATGAATTTCCAAATGGAGAAGATGTAGATTCAGCTTTAGATGATGATGCAGATAAAGATGAGGAATAG
- the rnpM gene encoding RNase P modulator RnpM, producing MKKRKIPMRKDLLTNTMQPKKELVRVVVDKDKNISVDPTGKKSGRGAYVSLEPDKIAQAQKNQVLEKSLGVKVSADFYDDLYAYVDHQKARKELFGDK from the coding sequence TTGAAAAAAAGAAAAATTCCAATGCGTAAGGACTTATTAACTAATACTATGCAACCTAAAAAAGAATTGGTACGTGTAGTTGTTGATAAAGACAAAAATATCTCGGTTGATCCAACTGGAAAGAAGTCAGGTAGAGGGGCTTATGTATCTTTAGAACCTGATAAAATTGCTCAAGCACAAAAGAATCAAGTTTTAGAAAAAAGCTTGGGTGTTAAAGTTTCAGCTGATTTTTATGATGACCTTTATGCATATGTTGATCATCAAAAAGCAAGAAAAGAATTGTTTGGTGATAAATAA
- a CDS encoding L7Ae/L30e/S12e/Gadd45 family ribosomal protein — translation MQNKQKTLNLLGLAQKADKLATGFDAVKISLSKNQAKLVFIGNDVSQNTKDKINFLMRKKDIPLVDIFSSAEITQALGKERKLVSVTDPGFSKAMIKNLNEGV, via the coding sequence TTGCAAAACAAACAAAAAACTTTAAATTTACTTGGATTAGCACAAAAAGCTGATAAATTAGCAACTGGATTTGATGCAGTAAAAATATCTTTAAGTAAAAATCAAGCAAAATTGGTTTTTATTGGTAATGACGTTAGTCAAAATACTAAAGATAAAATTAATTTCCTTATGCGAAAAAAGGATATCCCACTAGTTGATATCTTTTCTAGTGCCGAAATAACGCAGGCTCTTGGAAAAGAAAGAAAACTAGTTTCCGTTACAGATCCAGGCTTCAGCAAGGCAATGATAAAGAATTTAAACGAAGGAGTGTGA
- the infB gene encoding translation initiation factor IF-2: MAKKRIYEVAKELDIENKIVVKKAQDLGFDVKSHMSSLDDKQVSKLVDSFKSANNTKPSTEKDSKNSSRKEKTKIKVSVGAIRRRDNKDDRDNRHSNNKHRNNKFKKQQNERRAGEERKQNSAKPAARDLLSKFKKKQRAEASELNAQTEASRRKWHQEQNPQRSKVKKVENTRKPKEEKLEGAAAVKARVQASQKPVGPKIIKPSPARNKAKRPTVKKVEPIAPVVPAPQKEETKPTRKKDFTRKKREVPDYERERSEHSDKARRRRNKKNKRINQSKEVKKQPTQRKERPLPETLVYEEGMNAQDLGKLLHREPAEIVKKLFMLGVMTNQNQSLDKDTIELLAAEYGIEAEEKVHEDISDIDTLYTKEMEESKASKHQEKRPPVVTIMGHVDHGKTTLLDRLRHTNVSEHEAGGITQKIGAYQVRIDDRLITFLDTPGHAAFSNMRARGAEITDIVILVVAADDGVMPQTIEAIDHAKSAGVPIIVAVNKIDKPGANPDHVMEQLMKYGLVPEDWGGDTIFVKISAKTGKNVEELLQMILLQADVMELKADPDQKAIGTVIEARLDKGRGSVADILVQQGTLKVGDPIVVGDTFGRVRVMTNDKGRRVKKATPSTPVEITGLNDVPEAADKLVVFDDEKTARSVGEQRAKNALEKQRENVQHVTLDNLFDTMKKENMKEVDIVLKADVQGSAEALQQSLEKIEVEGVRVNIIHSGVGAINESDVTLAGASNAFIVGFNVRPTNTAKSQADTEGVDIRLYNIIYKVMDDVEAAMKGMLEPTYEEKVTGNLTVRETWKVSKIGTIAGAFVDNGYVTRDSGIRVIRDGIVKYDGKVASLKRFKDDVKEVKQGFDCGITIENFNDIKVDDQLEAYEMQEVPVK; the protein is encoded by the coding sequence ATGGCTAAAAAGCGTATTTATGAAGTAGCGAAAGAATTAGACATTGAAAACAAAATTGTTGTAAAAAAGGCACAAGATTTGGGTTTTGATGTAAAAAGCCACATGTCCTCCCTAGATGATAAGCAAGTTTCTAAGTTAGTAGATAGTTTTAAGTCTGCTAATAATACTAAGCCATCTACTGAAAAGGATTCTAAAAATTCAAGTCGTAAAGAAAAAACTAAAATAAAGGTTTCTGTAGGTGCAATTCGTCGCCGTGATAATAAAGATGATCGCGACAACCGTCACAGTAATAATAAACACAGAAACAATAAGTTTAAGAAGCAACAAAACGAACGTCGCGCTGGTGAAGAAAGAAAACAAAATTCTGCTAAGCCAGCAGCGCGTGATTTGTTAAGTAAATTTAAAAAGAAGCAAAGAGCTGAAGCTAGTGAATTAAATGCTCAGACCGAAGCTTCTCGCCGTAAATGGCATCAAGAACAAAATCCTCAAAGATCAAAGGTTAAAAAAGTGGAAAATACTCGTAAGCCAAAAGAAGAAAAACTCGAAGGAGCTGCAGCTGTAAAAGCTCGTGTTCAAGCTTCACAAAAACCAGTTGGTCCTAAGATTATTAAGCCATCCCCAGCAAGAAACAAGGCTAAGAGACCTACTGTAAAAAAGGTAGAACCTATTGCACCAGTTGTGCCAGCTCCTCAAAAAGAAGAAACCAAGCCAACTCGTAAAAAAGACTTTACTCGTAAGAAGCGTGAAGTTCCAGATTATGAACGTGAAAGAAGCGAACATTCTGATAAAGCACGTCGCCGTAGAAATAAGAAGAACAAACGCATTAATCAAAGTAAAGAAGTAAAGAAGCAACCAACCCAAAGAAAGGAACGTCCATTGCCAGAAACATTAGTTTATGAAGAAGGCATGAATGCTCAAGATTTAGGAAAACTTCTTCATAGAGAACCAGCAGAAATTGTTAAAAAACTATTTATGCTAGGTGTTATGACTAACCAAAACCAATCTTTAGATAAAGATACTATTGAACTATTAGCAGCTGAATATGGTATCGAAGCTGAAGAAAAGGTGCACGAAGATATTTCTGATATTGATACTTTGTACACTAAGGAAATGGAAGAATCAAAGGCTTCTAAGCATCAAGAAAAGCGTCCACCAGTTGTTACAATTATGGGACACGTTGACCATGGTAAAACCACTTTGCTTGATAGATTACGTCATACTAACGTATCTGAACATGAAGCTGGTGGTATTACTCAGAAGATTGGTGCTTACCAAGTAAGAATTGATGATCGTTTGATTACTTTCTTGGATACTCCAGGACACGCTGCCTTTTCTAACATGCGTGCTCGTGGTGCAGAGATTACTGATATTGTTATTCTTGTAGTTGCAGCTGATGATGGTGTAATGCCACAGACAATTGAAGCTATTGACCACGCCAAGAGCGCAGGTGTTCCAATTATTGTTGCAGTTAACAAGATTGATAAGCCAGGCGCAAACCCAGATCATGTTATGGAACAACTTATGAAATATGGTTTAGTTCCTGAAGATTGGGGTGGAGATACAATCTTTGTTAAGATTTCTGCAAAGACTGGTAAGAATGTTGAAGAATTATTACAAATGATCTTACTCCAAGCTGATGTTATGGAACTTAAGGCTGACCCAGATCAAAAAGCAATTGGTACTGTAATTGAAGCTCGTCTTGATAAAGGCCGTGGTTCAGTAGCCGATATCTTAGTTCAACAGGGTACATTAAAGGTCGGAGATCCAATTGTTGTTGGTGACACATTTGGTCGTGTTCGTGTTATGACTAACGACAAGGGACGCCGAGTTAAGAAGGCAACCCCATCTACTCCTGTTGAAATTACTGGTTTAAACGATGTTCCTGAAGCAGCTGATAAGTTAGTTGTCTTTGATGATGAAAAGACTGCTAGAAGCGTCGGTGAACAACGTGCCAAGAATGCCTTGGAAAAACAACGTGAAAATGTACAACATGTTACTTTGGACAACTTGTTTGATACAATGAAGAAAGAGAACATGAAGGAAGTTGACATTGTTCTTAAGGCTGATGTTCAGGGTTCTGCGGAAGCATTGCAACAATCTCTTGAAAAGATTGAAGTTGAAGGTGTAAGAGTTAATATTATTCACTCTGGTGTTGGTGCAATTAATGAATCTGATGTTACTTTAGCTGGTGCTTCAAATGCATTTATTGTTGGGTTTAATGTTAGACCAACTAATACTGCCAAGAGCCAAGCAGATACTGAAGGTGTAGATATTCGTCTCTACAACATCATTTACAAGGTTATGGATGATGTTGAAGCTGCCATGAAGGGTATGCTTGAACCAACATACGAGGAAAAGGTTACTGGAAACTTAACTGTTCGTGAAACTTGGAAGGTATCTAAGATTGGTACAATCGCTGGTGCTTTTGTTGACAATGGATATGTTACTAGAGACTCTGGCATCCGTGTAATTCGTGACGGTATTGTTAAGTATGATGGAAAAGTTGCATCTCTTAAGCGTTTCAAGGATGACGTTAAAGAAGTTAAACAAGGATTTGATTGTGGTATCACAATTGAAAACTTCAACGATATCAAGGTTGACGATCAACTTGAAGCATATGAAATGCAAGAGGTACCTGTTAAATAG
- a CDS encoding ribosome-binding factor A has product MKHRIGRVEGEILRELTKILRKDIRDPRLSDLTITAVECTNDLSYATVYYSLLTEDPAKEKEVAEGLDKAKGMMRHLLGQTLTVYKVPELIFKRDTSVAYGSKIDNLINQVKKQDQERENKNK; this is encoded by the coding sequence ATGAAACATAGAATTGGTCGCGTAGAAGGCGAAATTTTACGTGAGTTAACTAAGATTTTACGTAAAGATATTCGTGATCCACGTTTGAGTGATCTTACTATCACAGCTGTAGAATGTACAAATGATTTATCATATGCAACTGTATACTACAGTTTGTTGACGGAAGATCCAGCAAAGGAAAAGGAAGTAGCTGAGGGACTTGATAAAGCAAAAGGAATGATGCGTCACTTGCTTGGTCAAACTTTGACTGTTTATAAAGTTCCTGAGTTAATTTTTAAACGTGATACTTCTGTTGCTTATGGTTCAAAGATTGATAATTTAATCAACCAAGTAAAGAAGCAAGATCAAGAACGTGAAAATAAAAATAAGTAA
- the truB gene encoding tRNA pseudouridine(55) synthase TruB: MLNGIVVVNKPRGVTSSDCVYKLRKILQIRKIGHAGTLDPEVNGVLPIAIGQATKLIELMHEKPKSYIGSGMFGRATDSYDLDGKTIAEEKIVTPFTSNQIIDGMKKLTGKLEQVPPIYSAVRVNGKRLYEYARENIPVERPKRKVNVYNYELTQDPEYDPLEKTESFDFAIRCSKGTYVRSLVNDLGEELGVPAVMTSLTRTSSSGYDLSQAVDLETIEAERDTPEKWLQPIDSFFVDLPQLQISPDQFKRVSNGASIKLNTSYAKVALVYNGRIKAIYQRQGKIYRPEMMLLKNE; the protein is encoded by the coding sequence ATGCTAAACGGAATTGTAGTAGTAAATAAACCACGCGGTGTAACGAGCAGTGATTGTGTTTATAAATTGAGAAAAATACTTCAAATTAGAAAAATTGGCCATGCTGGCACGCTTGATCCTGAAGTAAATGGTGTCTTGCCAATCGCAATCGGGCAAGCAACTAAATTAATTGAATTAATGCATGAAAAGCCAAAATCTTATATCGGAAGTGGAATGTTTGGTCGTGCTACTGATAGCTATGATTTAGATGGAAAAACAATTGCTGAGGAAAAAATCGTTACGCCATTTACGAGTAATCAAATTATTGATGGAATGAAAAAGTTAACTGGAAAACTTGAACAGGTGCCACCAATTTATTCGGCGGTAAGAGTAAACGGTAAAAGGCTATATGAGTATGCAAGAGAAAATATCCCGGTCGAACGTCCTAAAAGAAAAGTAAATGTTTATAACTATGAACTAACACAAGATCCAGAATATGATCCATTAGAAAAAACAGAAAGCTTTGATTTTGCAATACGTTGTTCTAAGGGAACGTATGTAAGATCTCTTGTGAATGATCTTGGAGAAGAATTAGGAGTACCAGCTGTAATGACTAGTCTCACTCGAACTAGCAGTTCAGGCTATGATTTAAGCCAGGCAGTAGATTTAGAAACAATTGAAGCAGAAAGAGATACTCCTGAAAAGTGGCTTCAGCCAATAGATAGTTTCTTCGTTGATTTACCTCAACTTCAAATATCACCGGACCAATTTAAACGAGTTTCAAATGGAGCAAGTATTAAATTAAATACTAGTTATGCTAAAGTTGCTTTAGTTTATAATGGTCGTATAAAGGCTATTTATCAGCGACAAGGAAAAATTTATCGCCCAGAAATGATGCTTTTAAAAAATGAATAG
- the ribF gene encoding riboflavin biosynthesis protein RibF has translation MKVITLDYPITAPITNKKVILTLGFFDGVHIGHQKLIKDAKLIAEEKQLPLMVMTFDKHPKEIYKNDHKFVYLETAHEKEQKMKKLGVDYLVIIKFTKEFSQLSPQDFVDQVIMKLNADTVVVGFDYTYGPKDIANVENLPKFAQDRFQIMVEPKQSIDKIKVSSTYIRKAIQHGNVELAAALLGQPYETSGIIVHGFRRGHKIGFPTANLEISGAKVLPAEGVYATKAKINGKWHDAMTSVGYNETFKTNHGLTIETNIFNFDEEAYGKPLTLAWYKFMRSNKKFSGIEELSRQLDQDKRNIKQYFYDLEK, from the coding sequence ATGAAAGTAATAACCTTAGATTATCCGATTACTGCACCTATCACGAATAAAAAGGTAATCTTAACACTAGGTTTTTTTGATGGGGTGCATATTGGACATCAGAAACTTATTAAGGATGCTAAATTAATAGCAGAAGAAAAACAATTACCGCTAATGGTAATGACTTTTGATAAACATCCTAAAGAAATATATAAAAATGATCATAAATTTGTCTATTTAGAAACAGCCCATGAAAAAGAGCAAAAGATGAAAAAGCTGGGAGTAGACTATTTAGTTATTATCAAATTTACTAAAGAATTTAGTCAGCTTTCTCCTCAAGACTTTGTAGATCAAGTAATTATGAAACTCAATGCAGATACTGTGGTAGTTGGCTTTGATTATACCTATGGTCCAAAAGATATCGCTAATGTAGAGAATCTTCCTAAATTTGCACAAGACAGATTTCAAATCATGGTGGAGCCGAAGCAATCTATTGATAAGATTAAAGTTAGTTCTACTTATATTAGAAAGGCGATTCAGCATGGTAATGTTGAACTAGCTGCAGCCTTGCTTGGACAGCCTTATGAAACTTCCGGCATCATTGTTCATGGCTTTAGAAGAGGGCACAAAATAGGATTTCCAACTGCTAATCTTGAAATTTCGGGTGCAAAAGTTTTACCAGCTGAGGGAGTGTATGCAACTAAGGCTAAAATAAATGGAAAATGGCATGATGCTATGACTAGTGTTGGTTATAATGAAACTTTTAAAACAAACCACGGCTTAACAATTGAAACTAACATCTTCAATTTCGACGAAGAAGCCTATGGTAAGCCTTTAACTTTAGCTTGGTATAAATTTATGCGTTCAAATAAAAAATTCTCTGGAATAGAAGAATTGTCACGTCAATTAGATCAAGATAAACGAAATATTAAGCAATATTTCTATGACTTAGAAAAATAA
- the abc-f gene encoding ribosomal protection-like ABC-F family protein, with amino-acid sequence MSNIKISNLSFKYSDSIENIFNNLNLDLDSSWKLGLIGRNGRGKTTFLDLLRGKLQGTGAIQSKLEFNYFPLNVKNKEQLTLYALEEQVQFDQWELELELNLMKVDTNLIWQPFNTLSGGEQTKVLLALSFINRDAFPLIDEPTNHLDEESRKQVVEYLHHHSNGYIVVSHDREFLNQITDHILAIENTEIHLYQGNFASYEDTKEKRDKFNQQRNEKLRGQIKTLDESRQRIKGYSLQSENNKKASAHKNEIHADINKGFFGHKAAKIMKGSKNVERRMNKDIQDRKGLMTNVESIPDLEMNFQPNYHSTLLETRHLDLKVQDKNLFKDLNLIVENQGIVSLEGKNGSGKSTFLKSILNKSADVNYQGILSLTSGLKISYLPQNFVEYSGTLVEFAHKEHLSYEQMLNMLKKMGFPRESFHTRIEEMSMGQQKRVAIAKSLVEDADFYLWDEPANYLDVFNQDQLINILKKTRPAMLLVEHDEYFISQVANKRIKLNIKD; translated from the coding sequence ATGAGTAACATTAAGATTTCAAATCTTTCTTTTAAATATTCTGACAGTATTGAAAATATTTTTAATAATTTAAACTTAGACTTGGATAGCAGTTGGAAACTAGGACTTATTGGCAGAAATGGAAGAGGAAAAACAACTTTTTTGGATCTGTTACGAGGAAAATTACAGGGAACAGGAGCAATCCAATCTAAGCTTGAATTTAATTACTTTCCTCTTAATGTAAAAAACAAGGAACAATTGACTCTTTATGCTTTAGAAGAACAAGTTCAATTTGATCAATGGGAACTTGAGCTTGAGTTAAATTTAATGAAAGTAGACACTAATCTTATTTGGCAACCCTTTAATACTCTAAGCGGAGGAGAACAGACTAAAGTTTTATTAGCTCTATCTTTTATTAATAGGGATGCTTTTCCTCTTATTGATGAGCCAACTAATCATTTAGACGAAGAGTCACGAAAACAAGTAGTAGAATATTTGCATCATCATTCTAACGGCTATATTGTGGTTAGTCATGACCGAGAATTCTTAAATCAAATAACTGACCATATCCTTGCAATTGAAAATACAGAGATTCATTTATATCAAGGAAATTTTGCTAGTTATGAAGACACTAAAGAAAAACGAGATAAATTTAACCAACAGAGAAATGAGAAACTTCGTGGTCAAATTAAGACTCTAGATGAAAGTAGACAACGAATCAAGGGCTATTCTCTTCAATCAGAAAATAATAAAAAAGCTAGTGCGCATAAGAATGAAATTCATGCAGATATTAACAAGGGATTTTTTGGTCATAAGGCTGCTAAAATAATGAAAGGATCTAAGAATGTTGAAAGAAGAATGAACAAGGACATTCAAGACAGAAAAGGCTTGATGACCAATGTTGAATCTATACCAGATTTAGAGATGAATTTTCAGCCAAATTATCATTCGACTTTATTAGAAACACGGCATTTAGATCTGAAAGTTCAAGATAAAAATTTATTTAAAGATTTAAACTTAATTGTCGAAAATCAAGGAATTGTTTCTCTTGAAGGTAAAAACGGATCGGGAAAGTCTACTTTTTTAAAAAGCATTTTAAATAAAAGCGCAGATGTAAATTATCAAGGAATTTTAAGTTTAACTAGTGGCTTAAAAATTTCATATTTGCCACAAAATTTTGTTGAATATTCAGGCACTTTAGTAGAATTTGCTCACAAAGAGCATTTGTCTTATGAGCAGATGCTTAATATGCTTAAAAAAATGGGCTTTCCTAGAGAAAGTTTTCATACAAGAATTGAAGAAATGAGTATGGGACAGCAAAAGAGGGTTGCAATTGCCAAATCGCTTGTCGAAGATGCAGATTTTTATTTATGGGATGAGCCTGCTAACTACTTAGATGTATTTAACCAAGATCAATTAATCAATATTTTGAAAAAGACTAGGCCAGCGATGCTATTAGTAGAGCATGATGAGTATTTCATTAGTCAAGTTGCAAATAAAAGAATAAAATTAAATATAAAAGATTAG
- the hrcA gene encoding heat-inducible transcriptional repressor HrcA, producing the protein MLTERQELILKTIIMDFTQTHEPVGSKTVMNQLPVKVSSATVRNEMAALEEQGLLEKTHSSSGRIPSTAGYRYYLDHLINPVKIPASVYNRIVYQLDQPFQQVNEIVQEAAKILSDLTNYTAFAAGPETRSVKVTGFRIVPLSSHQVMAILVTDDGNVKNQIYTLPHHTNGEEIEKAVRLINDQLVGKSLSSINEVLLKRIADHLVAGGSAPEILDLLQDVIKDAASEQMYVDGQINLLSNYENDDLTKVKSLYKLIDQNDAISSLIGFNPEDGIKNDSNSKVQVKLGSELPSDLLEDYSLLTAQYSVGKYGKGTIALLGPTNMPYSQMIGLLEYFRNELAKKLLDYYGRFK; encoded by the coding sequence ATGTTGACCGAACGGCAAGAACTTATTTTAAAGACTATTATTATGGACTTTACTCAGACACATGAGCCAGTAGGTTCCAAGACCGTGATGAATCAACTGCCTGTCAAGGTCTCAAGTGCAACAGTTCGAAATGAAATGGCGGCTTTGGAAGAACAGGGATTACTTGAAAAGACACACTCTTCAAGTGGTAGAATTCCTTCAACAGCTGGCTATCGCTACTACTTAGATCATTTGATTAATCCGGTAAAGATACCAGCATCCGTCTATAATCGAATTGTTTATCAATTAGATCAACCCTTTCAACAAGTTAATGAAATTGTACAAGAAGCTGCAAAGATTCTGTCTGATTTAACTAACTATACTGCTTTTGCTGCAGGACCTGAGACTCGTTCTGTTAAAGTAACGGGTTTTAGAATTGTTCCTCTTTCTAGTCATCAAGTAATGGCTATTTTAGTAACTGATGATGGTAACGTAAAGAATCAAATTTATACTTTACCTCATCATACTAATGGAGAAGAGATTGAAAAAGCAGTTAGATTGATTAATGATCAATTAGTTGGAAAATCGTTGAGTTCAATTAATGAGGTATTGCTTAAGAGAATTGCCGACCATCTTGTTGCTGGAGGATCAGCACCTGAAATTTTGGATTTGCTCCAAGATGTTATTAAGGATGCTGCAAGCGAGCAAATGTATGTCGATGGTCAGATCAATCTTTTAAGTAATTATGAAAATGATGATTTAACCAAAGTGAAATCACTCTATAAATTAATTGACCAAAATGATGCTATTTCAAGTTTAATTGGTTTTAATCCAGAAGATGGAATAAAGAATGATTCTAATTCAAAAGTTCAAGTTAAACTAGGGTCAGAATTACCGTCAGACTTACTTGAAGATTATAGTTTATTAACTGCACAATATAGTGTTGGTAAATATGGTAAAGGAACAATTGCACTACTAGGACCAACTAACATGCCATACTCGCAGATGATCGGATTACTCGAGTATTTTAGGAATGAACTAGCAAAGAAATTGTTAGATTATTATGGTAGATTTAAGTAA
- the grpE gene encoding nucleotide exchange factor GrpE, translating to MSKEEFPHEKDLKDEVTPDKAPKKDPKAAPKEEVKEDSTRDYEKEIAELSAKNKDLEDKYLRSEAEIQNMQARYAKERAQLIKYESQSLAKEVLPAMDNLERALAVKADDEAAKQLQKGVQMTLDSLIKSMKDQGITEIKAEGETFDPSLHQAVQTVAAENDDQKDHVVKVLQKGYQYKDRTLRPAMVVVAQ from the coding sequence GTGAGTAAAGAAGAGTTTCCGCATGAAAAAGATTTAAAAGACGAGGTGACCCCAGATAAGGCACCAAAGAAAGATCCAAAAGCAGCTCCGAAAGAGGAAGTTAAGGAAGATTCAACAAGAGATTATGAAAAAGAAATTGCTGAATTAAGTGCTAAGAATAAGGATCTTGAAGATAAATACTTACGTAGTGAAGCTGAGATTCAAAATATGCAGGCTCGTTATGCAAAAGAACGCGCTCAATTGATTAAATATGAGTCTCAAAGCCTAGCTAAAGAAGTTTTGCCAGCAATGGATAACTTAGAGCGTGCGTTAGCTGTTAAGGCAGATGACGAAGCTGCTAAGCAATTACAAAAAGGTGTTCAGATGACTCTTGATTCATTGATTAAATCAATGAAAGATCAAGGAATTACTGAGATTAAAGCCGAAGGCGAGACTTTTGATCCTTCACTTCATCAAGCTGTTCAAACTGTTGCAGCCGAAAATGATGATCAAAAGGATCACGTAGTTAAAGTTTTACAAAAAGGATATCAATATAAAGATAGAACATTAAGACCAGCAATGGTTGTAGTGGCTCAATAA